One window of Dechloromonas sp. ZY10 genomic DNA carries:
- the trkA gene encoding Trk system potassium transporter TrkA, whose protein sequence is MKVIILGAGQVGASVAEGLVSEENDITIVDQDAARLAQLQDRLDLRTVVGNAATPSVLRNAGADDADMVIAVTQSDQSNLVACKIAHSVFNIPTRIARLRSHDFLSDESLLSTDNFAVDFALCPEQVITDYIGRLIEFPEALQVLQFAKGRVSLVAVRAYEGGLLVGRPIREMREHLPWGMEARIAAIFRRDQPLAPNGDTVIEDGDEVFLLAAAETIRPVLRQLRRMMNPVQRIMIAGGGNIGIRLARALEKRYEVKVIEGRRERAEFLANELDDTLVLLGDATDEELLEQENIREMDLFLAVTNDDEDNIMAGSLAKRLGCKRVVALVNRRAYAEMIEGGPIDIGISPAQVSIGTLLAHVRHGDVAEVHSLRRGAAEALEIVAHGDPANSKIVGKRIDQIEWPAGATVAALVRNFDKAVIVGQTDDWTAITRHGEVVIAHHDTVIEAGDHVIVFCTSKKLVKKVEKLFAVGFHFF, encoded by the coding sequence ATGAAAGTCATCATTCTCGGCGCCGGTCAGGTCGGCGCCAGCGTGGCCGAGGGCCTGGTCTCGGAAGAAAACGACATCACCATCGTCGATCAGGACGCCGCACGGCTGGCACAGTTGCAGGATCGGCTCGATCTGCGCACCGTGGTCGGCAATGCCGCGACGCCATCGGTACTGCGCAATGCCGGTGCCGACGATGCCGACATGGTGATTGCGGTGACCCAGAGCGATCAGTCGAATCTGGTCGCCTGCAAGATCGCGCACAGCGTATTCAATATTCCGACGCGGATTGCCCGGCTGCGCTCGCACGATTTCCTGTCCGACGAAAGCCTGCTCTCGACCGACAATTTTGCGGTCGACTTTGCACTCTGCCCTGAGCAGGTGATCACCGACTATATCGGCCGCCTGATCGAGTTTCCCGAAGCCCTGCAAGTGCTGCAGTTTGCCAAGGGCCGGGTCAGTCTGGTGGCGGTACGCGCCTACGAAGGTGGCTTGCTGGTGGGGCGGCCGATTCGTGAAATGCGCGAGCATTTGCCCTGGGGCATGGAGGCGCGGATTGCTGCGATCTTCCGCCGTGACCAGCCGCTGGCGCCGAACGGCGATACGGTGATCGAAGACGGCGACGAGGTCTTCCTGCTGGCCGCCGCTGAAACCATCCGCCCGGTCTTGCGGCAATTGCGGCGGATGATGAATCCGGTGCAGCGGATCATGATTGCCGGTGGCGGCAATATCGGCATCCGCCTCGCCCGCGCGCTGGAGAAACGCTACGAGGTCAAGGTCATCGAAGGTCGCCGCGAACGTGCCGAATTCCTCGCCAACGAACTCGACGACACGCTGGTCCTGCTCGGCGATGCGACCGACGAGGAGTTGCTGGAGCAGGAAAACATCCGCGAGATGGATCTCTTTCTTGCTGTTACCAACGACGATGAAGACAACATCATGGCCGGCAGCCTGGCCAAGCGGCTCGGTTGCAAACGGGTGGTGGCGCTGGTCAATCGCCGCGCCTACGCCGAAATGATCGAGGGCGGACCGATCGACATCGGGATTTCGCCGGCCCAGGTCTCGATCGGTACCTTGCTCGCGCACGTCCGCCATGGCGATGTCGCCGAGGTGCATTCGCTGCGCCGGGGCGCGGCCGAAGCGCTGGAAATCGTCGCCCACGGCGATCCGGCCAATTCCAAGATTGTCGGCAAGCGGATCGACCAGATCGAATGGCCGGCCGGGGCGACCGTAGCGGCGCTGGTGCGCAATTTCGACAAGGCGGTGATCGTTGGCCAGACCGACGACTGGACCGCGATCACCCGGCATGGCGAGGTGGTGATCGCGCATCACGACACGGTGATCGAGGCCGGCGACCATGTGATCGTCTTCTGTACCAGCAAGAAACTGGTCAAGAAGGTCGAGAAGCTGTTCGCGGTCGGTTTTCACTTTTTTTAG
- a CDS encoding TrkH family potassium uptake protein, with the protein MPAANRFAPVFRALGMIVMLFGLTMLAPLILSYVVNDGAQTAYDEAFALTMLCGAWLWYRYRRCKRELNIRDGFLMVVLVWTVLPAFAAIPLMLQLGISHTDAYFETVSGLTTTGSTILSNIDQLPMSINLWRHQLVWVGGMGLIVLAIAILPLLGIGGRQMFKAETPGPMKDSKMTPRIAETAKGLWLVYLGVTVACAFSYRWAGMDWFDAVCHTFSTMGLGGFSTHDASFGHFDSPAIEGVAIVFMLIAGMNFGTLFLAVSGRSLRPYRDDPEAVWFLGVTLLSILVVAIYIWKDGTYAEFETALRHVAFNLVSIATTTGFASQDYALWPIFAPLWMLFLSSFVTSAGSTGGGIKMMRALLLYKQVYRELLRAMHPNAVYNVRIGGQVAPQPILFAVLAFGFMYMVSIVSLTLILAFTGLDIVSAFTAVVASVNNTGPGLGVVGPSTTYEVLEDFQTWVCIFAMLLGRLEIFTLLVVLTPAFWRK; encoded by the coding sequence ATGCCTGCCGCCAACCGCTTCGCGCCGGTTTTCCGGGCTCTGGGCATGATCGTGATGCTCTTCGGGCTGACCATGCTGGCGCCGCTGATCCTCTCTTACGTTGTCAATGACGGCGCCCAGACCGCCTACGATGAAGCCTTTGCCCTGACCATGCTCTGCGGCGCCTGGCTGTGGTACCGCTACCGCCGCTGCAAGCGCGAACTGAACATCCGCGACGGTTTCCTGATGGTGGTGCTGGTGTGGACCGTGCTGCCGGCCTTCGCCGCGATTCCGCTGATGCTGCAACTCGGGATCAGCCATACCGATGCCTATTTTGAAACCGTCTCCGGGCTGACCACGACCGGTTCAACCATTCTCAGCAACATCGACCAGCTGCCGATGTCGATCAACCTGTGGCGGCATCAGCTGGTCTGGGTCGGCGGCATGGGTTTGATCGTGCTCGCAATCGCGATCCTGCCGCTGCTCGGGATCGGCGGCCGGCAGATGTTCAAGGCGGAAACCCCGGGGCCGATGAAGGACAGCAAGATGACGCCGCGCATTGCCGAAACCGCCAAGGGACTGTGGCTGGTCTATCTCGGGGTGACCGTGGCCTGCGCCTTCAGCTATCGCTGGGCCGGCATGGACTGGTTCGATGCGGTCTGCCATACCTTCTCGACCATGGGGCTGGGCGGCTTTTCGACCCACGACGCCAGTTTCGGGCATTTCGATTCGCCGGCCATCGAAGGGGTCGCTATCGTCTTCATGCTGATCGCCGGGATGAACTTCGGGACACTGTTCCTGGCCGTCAGCGGTCGCTCCTTGCGGCCTTACCGGGACGACCCCGAGGCGGTCTGGTTTCTCGGCGTGACCTTGCTCAGCATCCTGGTGGTGGCGATCTACATCTGGAAAGATGGTACCTACGCCGAGTTCGAGACCGCGCTGCGGCACGTGGCCTTCAATCTGGTCTCGATTGCCACCACCACCGGTTTTGCCAGCCAGGATTACGCGCTGTGGCCGATTTTTGCGCCGCTGTGGATGCTCTTCCTGTCGAGTTTCGTCACCAGCGCCGGCTCGACCGGCGGCGGGATCAAGATGATGCGGGCGCTGCTGCTTTACAAGCAGGTCTATCGCGAACTGCTGCGGGCGATGCATCCGAACGCGGTGTACAACGTGCGCATCGGCGGTCAGGTGGCGCCGCAGCCCATCCTCTTCGCGGTGCTCGCCTTTGGTTTCATGTACATGGTCAGCATCGTCTCGCTGACGCTGATCCTGGCCTTCACCGGTCTCGACATCGTTTCCGCCTTCACCGCCGTGGTTGCCAGCGTCAACAACACCGGCCCCGGCCTGGGGGTGGTCGGTCCGTCGACCACTTACGAAGTCCTTGAGGATTTCCAGACCTGGGTCTGCATTTTTGCGATGCTGCTCGGGCGCCTGGAAATCTTCACCCTGCTCGTCGTGCTCACCCCCGCCTTCTGGCGGAAGTGA
- a CDS encoding sigma-54-dependent transcriptional regulator — translation MAIILVVDDEVGIRELLSEILIDEGYDVRLAENAGAARRLRNELRPDLVLLDIWMPDMDGISLLKEWHVAGHLTMPVVMMSGHGTIDTAVEATRFGACDFLEKPIALQKLLSTVQKALKHDKPVQRPPLTLEAFSRAAFVKEFRRRLEQAAARTPSLLLKGAVGGMAEICARTLQAPRAPWLDLTTLSSALTQETLEKLAGGVIFVPDLAVLGKMQQMNLAFALDRLERQNLLLVAATTVPLSALGEAGWDGKLLARLGEVWVALPALAGHVDDLPEIASLLLSNFVERGEVSPRRFSTGALNALRTLPWHKLPEAGWSELYALVRNLALTSLDEEIGADDVARVMPAQDDGDAGEVLLQPLFDQPLREARDAFEKLYFEHHLRREGGNMTRLAERSGLERTHLYRKLKQLGVALGKRGEE, via the coding sequence ATGGCCATCATACTGGTCGTTGATGACGAAGTCGGAATTCGCGAACTGTTGTCGGAGATCCTGATTGACGAGGGCTACGACGTGCGTCTTGCGGAAAATGCCGGTGCGGCTCGCCGTCTGCGTAACGAGTTGCGTCCGGATCTGGTGTTGCTCGATATCTGGATGCCGGATATGGACGGGATTTCGCTGCTCAAGGAATGGCACGTAGCCGGGCACCTGACCATGCCGGTAGTGATGATGTCGGGGCATGGCACCATCGACACCGCAGTCGAGGCGACCCGCTTTGGCGCCTGCGACTTCCTGGAAAAGCCGATTGCGCTGCAAAAACTGCTGTCGACCGTGCAAAAAGCCTTGAAACACGACAAGCCGGTGCAGCGCCCGCCGCTGACCCTGGAGGCCTTTTCGCGCGCGGCTTTCGTCAAGGAGTTCCGCCGCCGGCTTGAGCAGGCGGCGGCGCGGACGCCCTCCCTGCTGCTCAAGGGGGCGGTCGGCGGGATGGCCGAAATCTGTGCGCGGACCTTGCAGGCACCGCGCGCGCCTTGGCTGGACCTGACCACGCTGAGCAGTGCCTTGACCCAGGAAACCCTGGAAAAGCTCGCCGGCGGGGTGATTTTTGTCCCCGACCTGGCGGTGCTGGGCAAAATGCAGCAGATGAATCTGGCCTTTGCGCTCGACCGGCTGGAGCGGCAGAATCTGCTACTGGTCGCCGCAACCACGGTGCCTCTCAGCGCTCTCGGCGAAGCCGGCTGGGACGGCAAGTTGCTGGCCCGCCTGGGCGAGGTCTGGGTGGCGCTGCCGGCGCTGGCCGGGCATGTCGACGACCTGCCCGAGATTGCCAGCCTGTTGCTCAGCAACTTTGTCGAGCGTGGCGAAGTATCCCCGCGCCGCTTCTCGACCGGCGCCTTGAATGCCTTGCGCACCTTGCCCTGGCACAAGCTGCCGGAGGCCGGCTGGAGCGAGTTGTACGCTTTGGTGCGCAATCTTGCACTGACTTCCCTCGACGAGGAAATCGGTGCCGACGACGTGGCCCGGGTGATGCCGGCGCAGGATGACGGCGATGCGGGCGAGGTGCTGTTGCAGCCGTTGTTCGATCAGCCCTTGCGCGAAGCCCGGGACGCCTTCGAAAAACTCTATTTCGAGCATCACCTGCGTCGCGAGGGGGGTAACATGACCCGTCTGGCCGAGCGTTCCGGTCTGGAGCGCACGCATTTGTACCGCAAGCTCAAGCAACTGGGCGTGGCACTCGGCAAGCGCGGCGAGGAATAA
- the rsmB gene encoding 16S rRNA (cytosine(967)-C(5))-methyltransferase RsmB — MRKNHRPDSSSPPLATSSRRTAAPSLPLDSLAFALRQAAHICAGVLAGQSLAEGQLAEVPAVARPAVQDLVYGSLRSYGRGDFFLARLLDRPLSDEAVRALLLVALYRLETRPDSVHTVVDQAVLAAGELAAGRCRGLVNAVLRQFLRQQAELTAVAAADPVVAAQLPDWWLAELQRAYPAAWPAIVAAANTPPPMGLRVNRRRFSREQYLAELVSAGIEAAPWGEDEAIHLARPLPVERLPHFASGGVSVQDPGAQQAANWLAPQAGMRVLDACAAPGGKTAHLLEQLELDLLALDLKPSRCRRIEENLGRLGLTAEVRVANCAQPEKWWDGRPFDAILADVPCTASGVVRRNPDAKWLRRPEDVASFAATQARIIDALWPLLRPGGRMLYATCSLFAAENGEQMESFRQRHSDARCLRQEQLLPTDASDGFFYCLLEKAR, encoded by the coding sequence ATGCGCAAAAACCATCGTCCCGATTCTTCTTCGCCCCCGCTTGCGACTTCGTCGCGCCGCACCGCCGCTCCGTCCTTGCCGCTCGATTCGCTGGCCTTCGCCTTGCGGCAGGCCGCGCACATCTGCGCCGGCGTACTGGCCGGCCAGAGCCTGGCCGAGGGGCAACTGGCGGAAGTCCCGGCGGTGGCCCGGCCGGCAGTCCAGGATCTGGTTTATGGCAGCCTGCGCAGCTATGGCCGGGGCGACTTCTTTCTTGCCCGTCTGCTCGACCGGCCCTTGTCCGATGAGGCCGTGCGTGCCCTGTTGCTGGTCGCCCTGTATCGGCTGGAAACCCGGCCGGATTCGGTGCATACCGTGGTCGACCAGGCAGTGCTCGCGGCCGGCGAACTGGCCGCCGGCCGTTGCCGGGGGCTGGTGAATGCGGTATTGCGCCAGTTTCTCAGGCAGCAGGCGGAACTGACGGCCGTCGCTGCCGCCGATCCGGTGGTGGCAGCCCAGTTGCCGGACTGGTGGCTGGCCGAACTGCAGCGGGCTTATCCCGCAGCCTGGCCGGCGATCGTCGCTGCCGCCAATACGCCGCCGCCGATGGGTCTGCGCGTCAATCGCCGGCGTTTCAGTCGCGAGCAGTACCTCGCCGAGCTGGTCAGCGCCGGGATCGAGGCTGCGCCCTGGGGGGAGGACGAGGCGATTCATCTGGCGCGGCCCCTGCCGGTCGAGCGCCTGCCGCATTTCGCCAGTGGTGGGGTGTCGGTCCAGGACCCGGGCGCGCAGCAGGCCGCGAACTGGCTGGCGCCGCAGGCCGGCATGCGCGTGCTCGATGCCTGTGCGGCGCCGGGGGGGAAAACTGCGCATCTGCTTGAGCAGCTTGAGCTCGACTTGCTGGCGCTGGATCTCAAGCCTAGCCGCTGCCGGCGGATCGAGGAAAACCTGGGGCGCCTCGGGCTGACGGCCGAGGTCCGGGTGGCCAACTGCGCGCAGCCCGAAAAATGGTGGGATGGTCGCCCCTTCGATGCGATCCTGGCCGACGTGCCCTGCACCGCCAGCGGTGTCGTACGACGCAATCCCGACGCCAAGTGGCTGCGCCGACCGGAGGATGTGGCCAGTTTTGCCGCGACCCAGGCGCGCATCATCGATGCCTTGTGGCCGCTGCTGCGCCCCGGAGGGCGTATGCTCTACGCCACCTGCTCGCTGTTTGCCGCCGAAAATGGCGAGCAGATGGAAAGTTTCCGGCAGCGCCACAGCGATGCCCGCTGCCTGCGTCAGGAACAGTTGCTACCAACGGATGCCAGTGATGGTTTCTTCTACTGTCTGCTTGAAAAAGCTCGCTGA
- a CDS encoding DUF4390 domain-containing protein produces MVSSTVCLKKLADLQVVWRLCCCLLLCWPLAGRAAEIEIANPQLSAAEDGYVLSADFAFELGPRLEEAVTKGVSLHFVADFELTRPRWYWLDEKLVSRSQTWRLSYNILTRQYRLANGGGLHQSFATLSEGLQMLSRLRNWQVVDKSLVAGGSLRPGETYLAALRLRLDITQLPRPFQISALGNRDWNLASDWRLWQLNLPPAPAAWSDGR; encoded by the coding sequence ATGGTTTCTTCTACTGTCTGCTTGAAAAAGCTCGCTGACCTGCAGGTCGTCTGGCGACTCTGCTGCTGCCTGCTGCTGTGCTGGCCGCTGGCAGGCAGGGCAGCAGAAATCGAAATCGCCAATCCGCAATTGAGTGCGGCGGAAGACGGTTACGTGCTGTCGGCCGATTTTGCCTTCGAGCTCGGGCCGCGTCTCGAGGAAGCAGTGACCAAGGGGGTTTCGCTGCATTTCGTTGCCGATTTCGAACTGACCCGGCCACGCTGGTACTGGCTCGATGAAAAGCTGGTGAGCCGCAGCCAGACCTGGCGTCTGTCGTACAACATCCTGACCCGGCAGTATCGCCTGGCCAACGGCGGGGGGCTGCACCAGTCGTTTGCCACCTTGAGCGAAGGCCTGCAGATGCTTTCCCGGCTGCGCAACTGGCAGGTTGTGGATAAATCGCTGGTCGCCGGTGGCAGCCTGCGGCCGGGAGAAACCTATCTGGCCGCGCTGCGCTTGCGGCTGGATATCACCCAATTGCCGCGTCCCTTTCAGATCAGCGCCCTGGGTAATCGCGACTGGAACCTGGCCTCCGATTGGCGCTTGTGGCAGTTGAACCTGCCGCCGGCGCCCGCGGCCTGGAGCGATGGCCGATGA
- a CDS encoding ATP-binding protein produces MTLRRIFAAGSALVAAIAGILWFLMLVSTGADTVIFSRNYPLLIGLNVILALGMLALVGWQLRSLWRDYQAQVFGARLKLRLMLMFGVIAVLPGALVYGVSVQFVTRSIESWFDVRVEKALESGLHLGRSALESMLADLSEKGRTMAVELSDLREAPRRSALLRLREERGVQSAALFSVGGQLLTSASADLGSLLPELPSQTQLKQARTRVQASIEGEGEKLHLRVLVPVSARDVFEEPRILQLIQPVPASLASDAEAVETVYRDYQELQLAREGLTRIYALTLTLTVLVALFGAFALAYLMARSLSAPLYILAEGTQAVAQGDFSPRQAIYSGDELGVLTQSFNRMTRQLDDARRETERNRADLEAARGYLESILANLSTGVLVFDRRFVLRTVNEGALTILNDDFSALINVAVDEWPHQHALGEFIRQHFATAQEPEWQDQLELERPNGMPQVLLLRGSRLPEASGGDIVVFDDVTRLIAAQRSAAWGEVARRLAHEIKNPLTPIQLSAERLQFKLADKLANGDAEMLARGTQTIINQVQAMKRMVDDFRDYARLPAPELAPLDLNALIGEVLGLYESSSARIVPQLAADLPLLLGDPTQMRQVIHNLLRNAEDALEGRAEPCIEIITERSGRHARLLIADNGPGFPVELLPRIFEPYVTTKARGTGLGLPIVKKIVEEHLGTIEIGNAPNGGGRIDIRLPLLKEEEGKHGHHTGR; encoded by the coding sequence ATGACGCTGCGCCGGATTTTTGCCGCCGGCAGCGCACTGGTGGCTGCGATTGCCGGGATCCTGTGGTTCCTGATGCTGGTGTCGACCGGTGCCGACACGGTGATTTTCTCGCGTAATTATCCGCTGCTGATCGGGCTCAACGTCATCCTTGCCCTTGGCATGCTGGCACTGGTTGGCTGGCAGTTGCGTTCCCTGTGGCGCGACTACCAGGCCCAGGTTTTCGGGGCCCGGCTGAAGCTGCGGCTGATGCTGATGTTCGGAGTGATCGCGGTGTTGCCGGGGGCGCTGGTGTATGGCGTTTCGGTCCAGTTCGTTACCCGCTCGATTGAAAGCTGGTTTGACGTGCGGGTCGAGAAAGCGCTCGAATCGGGCTTGCACCTTGGCCGCTCGGCGCTCGAATCGATGCTGGCCGACCTCAGCGAAAAAGGGCGGACGATGGCCGTCGAACTCTCCGACCTGCGCGAGGCGCCGCGTCGCTCGGCCTTGCTGCGTCTGCGCGAGGAGCGTGGGGTGCAGTCGGCGGCGTTGTTCTCGGTGGGCGGGCAACTGCTGACCAGTGCCAGCGCCGACCTTGGCAGCCTGTTGCCGGAATTGCCCTCGCAGACCCAGTTGAAACAGGCGCGGACGCGGGTGCAGGCAAGCATTGAGGGTGAGGGAGAGAAGCTGCACCTGCGGGTGCTGGTCCCGGTCTCGGCACGCGATGTGTTTGAGGAGCCGCGCATCCTGCAACTGATCCAGCCGGTTCCGGCATCGCTGGCCAGTGATGCCGAAGCGGTCGAGACGGTGTACCGCGACTACCAGGAATTGCAGCTGGCGCGCGAAGGGCTGACCAGGATTTACGCGTTGACCCTGACTCTGACCGTACTGGTCGCACTGTTCGGGGCCTTTGCGTTGGCCTACCTGATGGCCCGTTCGCTGTCGGCACCGCTGTACATCCTGGCCGAAGGGACGCAGGCGGTGGCCCAGGGCGATTTCTCGCCGCGCCAGGCAATCTACAGCGGCGATGAACTCGGGGTGCTGACCCAGTCCTTCAACCGGATGACCCGGCAGCTCGACGATGCCCGCCGCGAAACTGAGCGCAACCGTGCCGATCTGGAGGCTGCGCGCGGCTATCTGGAGTCTATCCTCGCCAATCTGTCGACCGGCGTGCTGGTTTTTGACCGCCGCTTCGTACTGCGCACGGTCAACGAGGGGGCGCTGACCATTCTTAATGACGATTTTTCGGCGCTGATCAATGTTGCGGTCGACGAATGGCCGCATCAGCATGCCCTCGGCGAATTCATCCGGCAGCATTTTGCCACTGCGCAGGAGCCGGAGTGGCAGGACCAGCTTGAACTGGAGCGCCCGAACGGGATGCCGCAGGTACTCTTGTTGCGCGGTTCGCGTCTGCCGGAAGCGAGCGGCGGCGACATTGTCGTCTTCGACGACGTGACCCGGCTGATCGCGGCCCAGCGCAGCGCGGCCTGGGGCGAGGTGGCGCGGCGCCTGGCGCACGAGATCAAGAACCCGCTGACCCCGATCCAGTTGTCGGCCGAGCGTCTGCAGTTCAAACTGGCCGACAAGCTGGCCAACGGCGATGCCGAAATGCTGGCGCGCGGCACCCAGACGATCATCAATCAGGTGCAGGCAATGAAGCGGATGGTCGACGATTTCCGCGACTATGCCCGCCTGCCGGCACCGGAACTGGCGCCGCTCGATCTCAATGCGCTGATCGGCGAGGTGCTGGGGCTCTATGAAAGCTCGTCGGCACGGATCGTGCCGCAACTGGCGGCCGATCTGCCCTTGCTGCTCGGCGACCCGACCCAGATGCGCCAGGTCATCCACAACCTGCTGCGCAATGCCGAGGATGCCCTGGAGGGGCGTGCCGAGCCGTGCATAGAAATCATCACCGAACGCAGCGGGCGGCATGCCCGGCTGCTGATTGCGGACAACGGGCCGGGTTTTCCGGTCGAGTTGCTGCCGCGCATTTTTGAACCGTATGTGACGACCAAGGCGAGAGGGACCGGGCTGGGCCTGCCCATCGTCAAGAAAATCGTCGAAGAACACCTGGGCACAATCGAAATCGGAAATGCGCCCAACGGCGGCGGTCGGATCGACATCCGTCTGCCGCTGCTCAAGGAGGAGGAAGGCAAGCATGGCCATCATACTGGTCGTTGA